CGGAAAAAGACATGGTGGTAAATCGTGATGACAGGTGTCGAGAGGCGGCTCTAGAGATAGGCTTGAAGTTAAGGTTTCGCTCTAAGGCTTTGCAGAGAAAACTTTTCAGTGGCGCTACAATTGGGCGGCATACCGGGCAGCATACTGGATGGTATGTTGGGCGGCAGGTTCAGCCATAGGCAGCGCCCCGAACGAACATTCATCACCTCAACTTTTGTATTATGTCAGGTCAGATACTTGGCGATCGTTACGAAGTGGAACAGCAACTCGGCAAAAAGTCTGGCCGCTGGACGCTGCTGGCCCGCGATCTGATGACCCATGAACCCGTCATCCTCAAGGTCGTGTTTATTGACGAAAACCTTGGTCCCGATGACCTCAAGCTGTTTACCCGCGAGGCCGATGCGCTGCAAGTGCTGGCCCATCCTGCTACGCCGCGCTACCTGGGCTATTTTGAAATCGACCTGCCTCGCGGCGGAAAGGCCCTGGCGCTGATTCAGAGCTATTTGCCGGGAACCTCGCTCGATAAATACCTCAAGGCCGAGCGCACCCTCAGCGAAGCCGAAGCCAAACAGGTTGCGCGGAAGGCACTGGAAATTTTGCAATATCTGCACGCGCAGCAGCCGCCCATTGTGCATCGAGACATCAAGCCCAGCAACGTGCTGCTGTCGGACGATGAAGGGGCGATCGCCACTCAGGTCAACCTAGTCGATTTTGGCTCCGTCAAGTCTCTTGCCTCTGCGGATGGCACCACCTTTAGCATCGTTGGCACTGAAGGCTACGTTGCGCCAGAGCAAATCGGTCGCCGCGCCATGACCGCCTCCGATCTCTACAGCCTGGGCATGACGTTGGTCGTCGGCATGACCGGAATCGAACCCATGAATCTGCCCCACCGGGGACTTCGCATCGATCTGGCTCAGTGCCTCCAGTGCAGCCCCGACTTTGCCACTTGGCTGAAGCAAATGACCGAGTCAGACGTAACCCAGCGATTTCGCACGGCCGATGCGGCGCTGGCGGCTCTGCCCACGGGGTAGAGGGGAGGGGATTTTGGATTTTAGATTGGGGATTTTGGATTTTGGATTGGGGATGGACTCGGACTTAATCCACGTAACCCAGCCACAGCAGACCCATCAGCGCCAGCAGCGACCCAATCGCAAAGACCCCCATGCCGCCTGCAAAGCTCAGAAAACGGCGCGTATTGATAGGTCGCCTGCGATAGAGCCAGAACGCCGCCAGCCACGCTGCCCCGCTGGCAAGAAAAATTGGCAGATGGCTCCCAAACGAGCCACTGCCCACCGGGATGCCCATAAAGCTTAGGAGGTAAGCACCCGGCGACTGCGCCAGCAGGCTAAACAGCGACACCCCCGCCAGCAGGCTCACAATCAGACGCATCACCGGGCCAAAGGGGAAATAGAGCAATGCCGCTGTGCTGATCCAGGTGCCGATGCCAGCGGCGATCGCCAGCCCATGCGTCAGCCATTGCCACTGGTCGTCGGAAATGCCAACCCCATACACTGTTTCCAGCAAAACTCGCCCAAAATAGTTAGCCACCAGCATTGCCATCCCCATGCCACAGGCAAAGCTGGCAATGCCCTTGGCCCAGCGCCCCGGACTACGCCACGCCCCTAGCGCCACCAGCACCCCGCCCGCCAGCGACAGTCCCAGCCCCAGCCCAATCAGCCCCAGGTCTCGCAGAGACATCAGCAGGTTAATGCCCCAATAGTGCCACCGCAGCCCGTTCAACTGTGCCGCGCTCAGCTCTAGGTCGCCCTGCAAGGTGTAGCGGTATTGCAGCCCACGCACAAAGTCCATCCCTGCTTCGCGGCATGAAACCGTCCGACCTGCATAGGTTGCGCCACAGTCCCCCAGTTCAGCAGGAAATGCTGGGCTATAGCTCCAGGTCAGGTCGAGCGGCTGTTCGGCCAGAGCAGCGCTGCACTGCCACTGGGCCGCACCCTGGGTGCAGTCAAAAATGCGGTTGGGCAGGTGGATCGGCCGGCCGGCGCGGGGCTGAATCTCGATGCTGGCAAAGGGCGTGTAAGCCAGCGTGGGCGATTCGCGGATCAGCAGCGCCACCAGCGCCACCGACAGAACGAGCCAAAGGGCGATCGCCCGCTTCAGCGAAAACCGGGGCATGGGGCATAGCTCCTTGAACAAGACGGTTGGACTCAAGAAGGAATACGGGCAGGTCTATCGATGCACCCAGATGAGCTAGAGTTCCGCTCGATCGCCGATCATAGCCCGCTTCTCATGTTTACCGTACAGGAAGTACGCCTTGTCAGTGAAGGATTATCGTTGCGCTGCTCAGAGCCGGAACTTTCCCCATTGCTGAGAGGCCTGGCTTTGAGTTCAAAGCTACAGGAACAGTTCCCACGATTCTCGAATGTGTTCTGGGGTAATGCCCTGTTGCCGGAGCGATCGCAGGCTGCGGGCCCCGTCGCGTTTTGCCAGTCGCTTGCCTGCTGCATCGCGCACTAAGGGACAGTGATAGAATGCCGGAATTTCCCAGCCCAGTGTGCGATAGAGCAAAATCTGCTTGGCGGCGGAAAGCAGCAGGTCTTCGCCGCGCACCACTTCGGAAATCGCCATTGCGTGGTCGTCGGTCACGACGGCCAGGTCATAGCTGGGCAGCCCGTCTCGCCGCCACACCATGAAGTCACCAAAGTCCTGCCCTGCAATGAAGCGCTGTGGGCCTAGATGTTCGTCTATAAAGGCGATCGCCTCGCCATCGGGCACACGAAATCGCCAGTTCACCTCGCCGGGTTCCGTTGCCACTTCCCACGTTGCAGGACGCAATTTGACGGGAAAGATCACTTCGCGATCGCCCTCATGGGGCGCACGGAGCGCATTGGCCACGTCTTTACGAGAGTGGGGACTGGGATAAATTGCGCCGAGATGGTTCAACTGCTGCCAGGTTTGGTGGTAGAACGACTGGCGATCGCGCTGCCTGTAGGGCTGAAATGGGCCGCCTACGTCGGGCCCTTCTTGCCAGCAAAAGCCAAACCAGACCAAATCTTCCAGCAAATCGTCAGCATATTCGGGTTTGCAGCGATTGCGGTCGAGGTCTTCGATTCGCAAAACCAGCACGCCGCCATGCTGCACAGCCCGCTGCTGCGCCGTCCAAAACGTTTTGGCATGACCCAAGTGCAGGTGCCCGGTGGGTGTCGGCGCGAGTCGCCCGCGATAGGCATGGGTCAATGGCAACACCGCAAATGAATCATCCACTTCCAACAAGGGCAGGACTTATGCACTTGCAATCAGCTTTCTAGGTGTTGGAGGATTTTTCGCGGGCGCAGCCCGCGAAAAATCCTCCAACTGCGTAAGTCCTAAAGGAAAATGGTAAACCCGAAGGCGCAATGTCCGCGGTGAATTCTCATGATGAATTCTCACGATGAATTTTCGCTATGAATTCTTGCGATGAATTCTGATGAATTCTACAGACTCAGCCTCACGTTGCCAGCAGGCGCATCTGCACTCGAACCGTTCCATTCTCCTGAAACTGGAACTGGAACAACCGAGACTCCGCTGTGCCGCTCTTGGGTGGTGTTCCGCCTAGACCTTGTGGAACGTCCAAGATGCATTCGTACTGATTCTCTGCACTTGGAACAGGACAGCCCAGCGTGTTTACAAAGGCTTCCAGGTTGTCCGCAGGCATCACAAAATTGACGTGGGCAATATATTCAATGTCTGTCGGAATGGGGCCGAGCAGCCCGCTAAAGTTCACCTCTGGCGTAACGCCGTAGGGTAGGGGAACCCCAATCATGCGTTCCGTCAGGTTGCGGGGCGATCGCCAGGGAGCCGCGCCCGCGGCCCATCCCAGCAGCACTATCGTCCCCAAAGCAAGCGTTCCGCAACCAATGGCAATCTTTTGAAGGCGGTTCATTCAGATTTCACCTCACGTATGGATTCTGAATAGCTAGAACAGTTTCGTAGACATGGCAGCAATAGGATGGGCGATCGCCCTAATTCGATCTTCCTAAATAAACTCGCATGTCTGGATATTGCTCAAAAAAAGCGACCGTTTCCATAATCCTGCCAGCATAGCCGCCGCACTCCATCACTCGATTATGCGGCATGGCTTTGGAGAGGATCTGGGGGCTAAGGGGGACTGGGAGGAGCCAGCGGGCAATTCAAATGCGATCGCCCCTGCTGGTAGGATGAAGGCTAGTAGCAAATCTAAAAAAAACCTAAAGCAGTCATGACTCACTTCCCCGATCCGGCCCCTGCCCACGGCGGGACGTTGATTAACCGAATCTGCACTCCAGAGCAGCGGCAAGAGTTTTTGGATAAAGCCGACTTTTTGCCCCGGCTCCGGCTCGATGAGCGGGCCGTGTCAGATTTGGAGCTAATCGCGATCGGCGGCTTTAGCCCCCTAACGGGCTTCATGGAGCAGGCAGACTATCAGCGCGTGGTCGATGAAATGCACCTGGCCAATGGGCTGCCGTGGTCGATCCCAATCACGCTGTCGGTGACGGAAGAAGAAGCCACGCCGCTGAAAGAGGGGATGTTGGTGCGGCTGGATGACTCTCTGGGGCGGTTCGTTGGCGTGCTGCAACTGACGCAAAAGTACACCTACGACAAGGTTCACGAGGCGCTACATGTCTATCGCACCAATGAAGAAAAGCATCCCGGTGTAAAGGTGGTTTATCGCCAGGGTCCGGTGAACTTGGCCGGCCCGGTGTGGCTGCTTCAGCGCGATGCCCATCCACGGTTTCCCACCTATCAAATCGACCCGGCTGAGTCGCGGGCGCTGTTTCGAGATAAGGGCTGGAAAACGATCGTCGGCTTCCAGACCCGCAACCCCATCCACCGGGCCCACGAATACATTATCAAATGCGCGATGGAAGTGGTGGACGGGCTGTTTTTGCATCCGCTGGTGGGCGCAACCAAAGAGGACGACATTCCGGCAGACGTGCGGATGAACTGCTACGAGATCATGCTGGAAAACTACTTCCCGAAGGATCGAGTGATTCTGGCGATCAACCCGGCTGCGATGCGCTATGCCGGCCCTAGAGAGGCGATTTTCCACGCGCTGGTGCGGAAAAACTACGGCTGCACGCACTTCATCGTGGGGCGCGATCATGCGGGCGTGGGCGACTATTACGGAACCTACGACGCACAGTATATTTTCGACGAATTTGACCCGCTGGCGCTGGGCATCACGCCGCTGAAGTTTGAACACGCCTTCTACTGCACCCGCACCAACCAGATGGCGACCACCAAAACCAGCCCCAGCACGCCCGAAGAGCGGATTCACCTATCGGGAACAAAGGTGCGGGAAATGCTGCGAAACGGACAACTGCCACCGCCGGAGTTTTCTCGTCCGCTGGTGGCGGCTGAACTGGCGCGGGCAATGCAGATTCCGCAGCCGTCGTTTGAGATTTAGGTGGGGCTTAGCATTGGATGAATTTAGGTTGCACGTGGTTTGGATTGTCAAAGAGGCAGATGGGGCTTTTCGATGAGGG
The Thermoleptolyngbya sichuanensis A183 DNA segment above includes these coding regions:
- a CDS encoding serine/threonine protein kinase, with translation MSGQILGDRYEVEQQLGKKSGRWTLLARDLMTHEPVILKVVFIDENLGPDDLKLFTREADALQVLAHPATPRYLGYFEIDLPRGGKALALIQSYLPGTSLDKYLKAERTLSEAEAKQVARKALEILQYLHAQQPPIVHRDIKPSNVLLSDDEGAIATQVNLVDFGSVKSLASADGTTFSIVGTEGYVAPEQIGRRAMTASDLYSLGMTLVVGMTGIEPMNLPHRGLRIDLAQCLQCSPDFATWLKQMTESDVTQRFRTADAALAALPTG
- a CDS encoding glutamate--tRNA ligase family protein, with product MDDSFAVLPLTHAYRGRLAPTPTGHLHLGHAKTFWTAQQRAVQHGGVLVLRIEDLDRNRCKPEYADDLLEDLVWFGFCWQEGPDVGGPFQPYRQRDRQSFYHQTWQQLNHLGAIYPSPHSRKDVANALRAPHEGDREVIFPVKLRPATWEVATEPGEVNWRFRVPDGEAIAFIDEHLGPQRFIAGQDFGDFMVWRRDGLPSYDLAVVTDDHAMAISEVVRGEDLLLSAAKQILLYRTLGWEIPAFYHCPLVRDAAGKRLAKRDGARSLRSLRQQGITPEHIRESWELFL
- the sat gene encoding sulfate adenylyltransferase translates to MTHFPDPAPAHGGTLINRICTPEQRQEFLDKADFLPRLRLDERAVSDLELIAIGGFSPLTGFMEQADYQRVVDEMHLANGLPWSIPITLSVTEEEATPLKEGMLVRLDDSLGRFVGVLQLTQKYTYDKVHEALHVYRTNEEKHPGVKVVYRQGPVNLAGPVWLLQRDAHPRFPTYQIDPAESRALFRDKGWKTIVGFQTRNPIHRAHEYIIKCAMEVVDGLFLHPLVGATKEDDIPADVRMNCYEIMLENYFPKDRVILAINPAAMRYAGPREAIFHALVRKNYGCTHFIVGRDHAGVGDYYGTYDAQYIFDEFDPLALGITPLKFEHAFYCTRTNQMATTKTSPSTPEERIHLSGTKVREMLRNGQLPPPEFSRPLVAAELARAMQIPQPSFEI